In Salvelinus namaycush isolate Seneca chromosome 16, SaNama_1.0, whole genome shotgun sequence, the sequence TTTGTGTTTTATAAGCAGTTTTTTCAATAATAACCACTGTTCCATGCGCGCCACACGTGCGCACACTGCAACCGatagcctacagtaacataaaCTAATAATAAAACATCTAATTGGCTTAGAATAAAAACTGGAATGGAGATATGAACTGGTTGAAACcattaaaggaaaaatccacgcaaacaaataaaaaaaatgtatgatgcattttgcatcatcataattagaggtcgaccgattacgaTTTTTCAACTCCGATAACGAGTTGAAAAAAAAAGCCGATGCCGgtttttaaatacatttatttaaattaaattaaaaaaatatatatttgtaatgatgacaattacaacaatactgaattaacactattttaacttaatataatacatcaatttagtctcaaataaataatgaaacatgttcaatttggtttaaataatgcaaaaacagtgttggagaagaaagtaaaagtgcaatatgtgccgtgtcaaaaagctaacgtttaagttccttgcgcagaacatgagaacatatgaaagctggtggttgtttttaacatgagtcttcaatattcccagttaagaagttttaggttgtagttattataggactatttctctctataccatttgtatttcatataacttaaacagcgcaatgcttgaagcacagcgaagagctgctggcaaacgcaggaaagtgctgtttgaatgaatgctaacaagcctgctgctgcctaccaccgctcagactactctatcaaatcatagacttaattataatataataaacacacagaaatacgagccttaggtcattaatatggtcaaatccggaaactatcatttcgaaaacaaaacgtttattctttcagtgaaatacggaactgttccatattttatcgaacgggcagcaaccctaagtctaaatattgctgttacattgcacaaccttcaatgttatgtcataattatgtacaattctggcaaattaattagtctttgttaggaagaaatggtcttcacacagttcgcaacgagccaggcggcccaaactgctgcatatataCCCTGACtttgcttgcacagaacgcaagagaagtgacacaatttccctagttaaaataaattcatgttagcaggcaatattaactaaatatgcaggttaatttaaaaaaaacttgtgtattgattttaagaaaggcattgatgtttatggttgggtacacattggtgcaacgacagtgctttttttcccgcgaatgcgcttgttaaatcatcacccgtttgcgaagtaggctgtgattcgatgataaattaacaggcgcTGCaatgattatatgcaatgcagaacaagctagataaactattaatatcatcaaccatgtgtagttaacgatatttttttttttataagataagtttaatgcaagctagcaacttaccttggctccttgctgcactcgtataacaggtggtcagcctgccacgcagtctcatcgtggagtgcaatgtaattggcgtcaaaatgccgattaccgattgttaagaagacttgaaatcggccctaattaatcggtcgatcTCTAGTAGGCCTAGATAGGTACACTTATGATTCATAATGATGTGGCAAGTGAcgctttgcttcttgaaagtccaatatcttgaaaactagactgctgacatgcaaaacattttgggtaCTTGAATTCGTTTTTGATTTGAGTTTCACTTTAAATAGCAGAAAATGTAATAATTTTTTGCCTTTTTATTTGAATCCAAAAATGGAAGTGGGCTTAATAGGGCAAGTGTACCTATCTAGGCCTACTCCTGCAGGGTTGGGGTTAATTGCACAAATTAAATTCTCTCTCCTTGTAAGTTCCAATAATTCAACTCCCAATTCAATATTATCCCTAACGATTCAAATAATTCAATCAATTCCCTCCGGCTTTCAGGCTGATTATGTCACTGTTCAGACAGCTTAGCTATCCTGGAAATATAGATATACAAGTTGAAATGACTGAAAATCCTGCAGTCAATGTTTGATACTATGTGCATTAATTCCCTTAACTGGGACATTTTTAAATACTGAATTTAAAGTCAATTCCTGAGGTTTAATGTTTTAAAAATGGTCTAATTCCAATTTAATTCCAGTTCCATAACTTTAAAGATTGTTGACATTTTAAATCGAATTCaagaattgaattggaatttccAATTAAATTGGAATTGACACCAAACCTGTTTGTACATCATTTGTCTAAAGTCTCCCATGTCAACAAAAACATCCATTCTCTTCTTCAGTTCACAGGCAAGCTACCTATGCTCCCTCTGGAAGTCCTGGAGGAGATACTGCTGAATGTACATCCACAccaggtggtgtgtgtctgtcgaCTGGTGTGTCATGAGTGGAAAGAAGTAGTAGACAGTGATTCTCTTTGGAGAGAGAGGTGCCGAAGAGAGGGATACCAGACATGTGATGCCACTAAACTACCGGAAGACTGGCGTTTATTTTACTTCTTGTGTAAGAAGAGACGTAATCTTATCAAAAACCCCGGAGCAGAGGGTAAGAGTCGAGACCAGAGAAATTTCTAAATTCTCTACGTTGGGGTGGGGATCCTGTCGTTAACTCCAGAACCAACAATTCAAATCCCTCTTTTCTCCAGATAAATTCAATGGCTGGCAGATTATGAAGAATGGAGGGGATCAATGGAACATAGAGCCAGGGGACCTTAATAACACGGCCATAAAATACTTTGTGACTTCTTACGCGTGAGTATATTACTTTACCATATCACAATTACAGTGAGAAGACCTTTACTTGGCCCCACTTTGTTTCACTACCACATTGTTACTCATCAACGTCCCAGGAccttacagagccttcagaaagtattcttactccttgacttattgcacattttgttgttacagcctgaattcaatatggattaaatagattttatttatctCACCCAGCTACAAACAATACCctttaatgacaaagtgaaaacttgttttaagacatttttgcaaatgtattgaagatgaaatacagaaatctaatttacataagttttcacacccctgagtcaatacatgttagaatcacctttggctgtgattacagctgtaagtctttctgggtaagagatttgcacacctggattgtaaaatatttggccactattcttttaaaaattattCAAGGTCTGTCAAATTgtatgttgatcattgctagacaaccattttcatgtcttgccatagattttcaagcagatttaagtcaaaactgtaactcggccactccgtaagattcactgtcttcttggtaagcaactccagtgtagattcggccttgtattttaggttattttcctgctgaaaggtgaattaatctcccagtgtctggaggAAAGCAGTGAACCAGGTTtgcctctaggattttgcctgtgcttagctccattccatttctagtattgttgagtaactacaatgttgttgatccatcttcagttttctcctattacagccattacactctgtaactgttttaaagtcaccattgacttcatggtgaaatccctgagttcctctccagcaactgagttatgaaggacgcctttatctttgtagtgactgggtgtattgatacaccatccaaagtgtaattaataacttcaccatgctcaaagggatattcaatgtctgcttttattcACCAAtacaatctaccaataggtgcccttatttgcgaggcattggaataccctggtctttgtggttgaatctgtgtttgaaattcacagctcaactgaaggaccttacaaatatttgcatgtgtgtggtatagtgatgagcgagtcattcaaaaatcatgttaaacactattattgcatacaGAATAAGTCCATGGAACTTATTATGCAACTGTTTAATcagatttttactcctgaacgtatttaggcttgccataacaaaggggtttaaTATTTATTTACTCAGGACATTTCAGCTTTGTATTAAtttgtgaaataaaaaataaagaattccacagtaacattatgggatattatgtgtaggcaatctatacacaatgccccataatgaaaaagcaaaaacaaatttattaaaataaaaaaaacgcatcacatttacataagtattcagacactttactcagtactttctcgaagcacctttggcagcgattacagccttgagtcttcttgggtatgactctacaagcttggcacacctgtatttggggagtttcttccattcttccttgcagatcctctcaaactctgtcaggttggatggggagcatcactgcacagctattttcaggtctctccagagatgttcgatttgggttcaagtccgagctctggttGGGCCaatcaaggatattcagagacttgtcccgaagccactcctgcgttgtcttggttgtgtgcttagggttgttgtcctgttggaaggtgagccttcgccccagtctgaggtcctgagagctctggagcaggttttcatcaaggatctctctgtactttgctccattcatctttcccttgatcctgacgagtctcccagtccctgccgctgaaaaacatccccagagcatgatgctgccaccaccatgcttcaccgtagggatggtgccagtttttctccagacgtgacgcttggcattcaggccaaagagttcaatcttggtttcatcagacgagagaatcttgtttctcatggtccgagagtcctttaggtaccttttggaaACTCGAAGCGGGCTGTTATTTGCCTTTCActgagtgacttccgtctggccactctactataaaagcctgattggtggagtggtgcagatatggttgtccttctggaaggttctcccatctccacagaggaactctggagctctgtcagtgaccatcgggttcttggtcacctccctgaccaaggcccttctctcccgattccTCAGTATGGTcgtgtggccagctctaggaagagtcttggtggttccaaacttcttccattttagaatgatggaggccactgtgttcttggggaccttcaatgctgcagacattttttggtacccttcctcagatctgtgcctcgacaaaatcctgtctcagagctctacggacagttccttcgacctcatggcttggtttttgctctgacatgtactgtcatctgtgggaccttatatagacaggtgcctttccaagtcacatccaatcaattgaatttaccacaggtggactccaatcaagttgaagaaacatctcaaggatgatcaatggaaacaggatgcacctgagctcaattttgagtctcatagcaatttctacaaacctgttttcactttgtcattatggggtattgtgtagattgaggaaaaaatatccttattctaaaattgattaaggctgtaatgtaacattgtggaaaaagtgaaggtctgaatactttctgaatgcactgtacagtatgcAATGGGGAATTTTataaaaataaacaattaaaGGGCAAACAATCCACACAATGAATGTGAGAATTGGCGGGAGACAGTGGAGCACTTTCTGGAGAGCCGAGTGGAGCACTTTCTGGAGAGCCGAGTGGAGCACTTTCTGGAGAGCCGAGTGGAGCACTTTCTGGAGAGCCGAGTGGAGCACTTTCTGGAGAGCCGAGTGGAGCACTTTCTGGAGAGTGACGTCTTTCTTCGCCAATcgcccctccccttcttcttgtctcaacattttaaattatactcaAGATGCATTATCTTCAcattttagatgcttttcactgacatcCGCAACTCAATAATCAGCTAGACCTATTGCCATGCGCTCTGTCCAAATTGCTGGCATCCCAAATAGGCATAGGCCTATGCACTTGTGATTTGAAACACTCCAAgactatttattttttttaaagctaaaAGCTAACGATCCTCTGTGGCGAAGTCAAGGTCTTTGGTGAAGTATTTTATTTAGATAAGAGTAATTATATCATTTAGGGGAAGCCAGCATCCGGACAGTGAACTGTGCACCCGCCAACTTTCCTTTCCATTCGCAAGTGGTtgaaaccagagatctgtatatattgacgagatgctcatgtctacGCTAACAATGGAATTCATTGTCCCAAAGGCAGGAatgcaggcgacaagcttaggtctgcatattatGCCGATAGAAACACATTGGCTTTATTCAGGACAGATTACGGCTATAGTGAGTCCTCTgtcttcgcctcttcctctctgctgaaacaGCGCCCCTATGTCTTActatatgtagcccatgtatGCGATGCTGTCCCATGTATGCATTCCTAGCCCTAGTTACTTACTATCATTCATGGTAAATGGGTTGGCTGTGTGTCCTGTTGTCTTTGGTTCATCTCAGGACCTGCATGAAGTCTCAACTGATTGACTTGGAGGAAGAGGGTTACAGGCCTTCTTTAATGGATGACTTTCAACCTGCCATAGTAATATCTGACTGGTGAGAAGAATATTACAATATTGTTGTTCACTGTCTGCTACTCTGCTTGTCAGAGGAACATTAATGTACAacttgtatgtttgtgtgtccaTATCAGGTATGCTCCACGCTGGGACTGTGGCTCTGAATATGAGATCTGTGTTGAGTTGCTAAATCAAAAGAAGAAGCCAATTAGGAAGTTTAGTCCAGATACTGTCATCTTTCAACAGTGGAATGATCAGAAATGGAATCAGGTAAAACCGTCAGACCTATaagtaaaataacattttattggtcgcatacacatatttagcagatgtttttgctccaacagtgcagtaatatctaacaatacacaacaatctaaaaagtaaaagaatggaattaagaaatatagaactATTAGGATGAATAATGTTGGGTGTATGTATGTACatacacaagcttcccacaataagttgggtcaattttggcccattcctcctggcagagctagtgtaactgagtcaggtttgtaggcctccttgctcacacacgctttttcagttctgcccacaaatgttctattggatgaagtcagggctttgtgatggccactccaataccttgactttgttgtcctttagccattttacgacaactttggaagtatacttggggtcattgtccatttggaagacccatttgcgaccaagctttaacttcctgactgatgtcttgagatgttgcttcaatatatccacatatttttccttcctcatgatgccatttattttgtgaagtgcaccagtccgtcctgcagcaatgcacccccacaacatgatgctgccacccccgtacttcacggttgggatggtgttctttggcttgcaagcctccccctttttcctccaaacatagcgatggtcattatggccaaacagttctatttttgtttcatcagaccagaggacatttctccaaaaagtacgatctttgtccccatgtgcagttgcaaaccgtagtctggcttttctatggcggttttggagcagtggcttcatccttgctgagcgacctttcaggttatgtcgatataggactcgtttttctgtggatatagatactactgtacctgtttcctccagcatcttcacaaagtcattagcagttgttctgggattgatttgcacttttcgcaccaaagtatgttcatctctaggagacagaaatcgtctcctttctgagcggaatgacggctgcctggtcccatcgtgtttatacttgcgtactattctttgtacagatgaacgtggtaccttcaggcgtttggaaattgctcccaaggatgaaccagaattgtggaggtctaaaattaTTTTTCtatggtcttggctgatttgattttcccatgatgtcaagcaaagaggcactgagtttgaaggttggccttgaaatacatccacaggtacacctccaattgactcaaatgatgtcaattagcctatcagaagtttctaaagccatgacattttctggaattttccaagctgtgtaaaggcacagtcaacttagtgtatgtgaacttctgacccactggaattgtgatacagtgaaataatctgtctgtaaacagttgttggaaaattACTGCACACTGTCAATtactgtcatgcacaaagtagatgtcctaaccgacttgccaaaactgtagtttgttaacaagaaatttgtggagtggtttaaaaaaaaaaacgagttttaatgactccaacctaagtgtatgtaaacttccgacttcaactgttatgtatgcatgtatggtaccagtcaaaagtatatggatagtatatgtacagcaatagttaagTAGGAAAGCCTTGactagtatatacatatgaactgggtaaaacagtatgtaaacattaaagtatAAGATAATCATCAATATACATGGGTCTGTAAGTTGAGTATGCATGAACAATGTGATTTCTTGTTTTGTGTTCTTCTAAGATGTTTTTATGTGGGATATACATTGTCAGTGATTGCGTTGCAAGTTATGATCTCTTCAATGTTTCAGATGACTCATGTGTTCAAGAATTATGGACCAGGTGTGCGATACATCCGATTCATTCATGGGGGAAAGGACACTCAGTTCTGGGCCGGCTGGTATGGAATAAGGGTCACCAACAGTAGCGTTGAGATCTGCCTATCAGTGGACAGATAGCTTTCGGGGTGTTCCCAATTTCAAGAGGTTACATGTGAATGTTGTGCCTACTTGAAAGCTTTACTTTAGCATCTGAAATCTCCCTTAGAATACTTTTGTGTATACCTTGTTCCAGCTTTTCTGTCTTAGGCAATATGTTGTTTCTCTGTGGATATAGACTATTTTGGCTGTAGAATATATCATTTGTGTCCGTCTCTGAATTATACAGACCAATACAAATATGCACTGTATATGGCTGGAATACATTGAAGCCAtaaacaaagacagacagaccaagGAAAGTGCTAACTTGAATGTAATTTAGTATGTAtataaacgtctgacccactttGACAAATGCCACACTAAACGTTTGCAATCTTTTGGTTGAATTCACCTACTTTTCTTAACATGTATAAGAATGTAATTgttaacatgtacagtaccagtaaaaagtttggacacacctactcattccagcgTTTTTATTATTTCGtacatagtttgtcttcactattattaaacAATGAagtagcacatatggaatcatgtaacaaccaaaaaagtgttaactaaatctaaatgtattttatttgagattcttcaaagtaaccaccctttgccttgatgacagctttgcacactcttggaattctctcaaccagcttcatgaggtagtaacctggaatgcatttcaattaacaggtgtgccttaagttaatttctggaatttctttccataatgcgtttgagacaatcagttgtgctgtgacaaggtaggggttatgtgtgtgtatgcatgtatatGTATGTGGTAAAagcccaagtccatattatggcaagaacagctcaaataagcaaagagtaactacagtccatcattacttgggatttttggttccaaccactgtgtcattgtgagactcagagtaggtgaatgggtgatctctgcatgtgtggttcccacagtgaagcatggaggaggtgtgggggtgctttgctggtgacactgtgatttatttagaattcaaggcacacttaaccagcatggctaccacagcattctgcagtgatacgccatcccacctggtttgcgcttagtggaactataatttgtttttcaacaggacaatgactcaacacacctccaggctgtgtaagagctatttgaccaagaaggagagtgatggaatgctgcatcagatgacctgacctcctcccaattgagatgatttgggatgagttggatctcagtgaaggaaaagcagccaacaagtgctcaacatatgtgggaacaccaacactgttggaaaagcattccaggtgaagctggttgtgagaatgccaagagtgtgcaaagctgtcaaagcaaagggtggctactttttgaagaatctaaaatatatttagatttgtttaacacttttttggttactacatgatttcatagtgttgatgtcttaactattaatCTCCAatatagaaaataaaaaataaaacttgactgctactgtatatttAGAGAATACACAGATTACATGGTGCACTGCAtaaggatatacagtgcatttggaaagtattcagacattatagaaatgtttccaaatttagattataacatttaaaaaacataccttatgtaaataagtattcaaacaTTTTGCTATGAcgctcaaaattgagctcaggtgcatcctgtttccagtgatcatccttgagatgtttctacaacttgattggagtccacctgtggtaaattcaattgattggacatgatttggaaaggcatacacttgtctatataaggtcccacagttgaccgtgcatgtcagagcaaaaaccaagacgtgaggtcgaaggaattgtctgtagagcgccgagacaggattgtgtcgtggcacagatctggggaagggtaccaaaacatttctgcagcattgaaggtcctcaacacagtggcctccattcttaaatgcaatagtacagagagatccttgatgaaaacctgctccagagcgctcagactgGGGGGCGAagacaaccaagacaacgcaggagtggcttcgtgaaatgtccttgaatggcccagccagagcctggacttgaacccgatgaaGGTCTCtggagatctgaaaatagctgtgcagcgacgctctccatccaacctgacagcttgagaggatctgtagagaagaatgggagaaactccccaaatacagatgtgccaagcttgtagcgtcatacccaagaagactcgaggctgtaatcgctgccaaaggtgtttcaacaaagtactgagtaaagtgtctgaatagttatgtaaatgtgatatttccttttttatttgtaatacattttctaaaaacctgtttttcatttgtaatttgggggtattgtgtgtagattgaggggggaaacgatttaatccattttagaataaggctgtaacataacaatgtggaaaaagtcaaggggtctgattactttccaaatgcatgaaGATTGAAGTGTTTGAACCAGTAATACATTAATATAAAGTATGCCAATTTGGTTATGTACTGCTATCATGTGGAAATTACTTCTCATGCTTTGTCTCGagtaataaatacattttaaagtgtaCTGTCCTTATTGTATCTTCAACTACTGTAGGGTGATTTTAATCAACTGCAATACAGACACTACATCAATATACTGAGACCCCATGGTTGCATCGTGGGCCATAtctgcactcctactctgagaatgAATCTGAAAAGAATGCACACTTGAGAATTCTAAGCTTTTAGGTTGATGCACTTACACTCTTAATGTTGACAATGTGAGAtgtcttttttatatatatataaaacaaataaatataCTGTAAGATGTAGTTCCAGTCAAAGGAGGAACAATCTGTTTCCTAAAGCAAAAGTCTTGAATTAACACTGCAACAATTTGCGTTAAGACTTAAGTGCCTGGAATGCAGTACAAAGTATGTGACAGACAAGgatttgatcaaataaaaaatatacagccctgacatactgtatatattgttcAATACCAACTTACCGAAGCCATCATCACTTTCCCAGTTGAAGGGGGATTTGTTTACATCAGGTGTTCACGAAGGCATTATATACACCTAAAAACGTGAATTCTTTATAAATCAGTCTGGCAATGCTGCCCTGACACTATTCAACATGAAAGGGTTTTGTTCTGTTGTCATTGATCGCCATCAGCTTTGCGTCTGTGACCCTTGAACTCTTCGGACAACACTGAAGCCACCAATCTGTTTAACTTAAAAATACTGAGATGGCTCTAGGAAAGAAGTTTATTATTTTATAAGAGGATAGTTATCACAGGTTCTAGTAAAGATCAATCTAGTTCAAttaagtccacacacacacactactttgcAAACATTTTAAAAGTATTTGTATCAGTTACCAATAGGATTGAAGTACTCTTGTGCAATAATGGTTTGCTTTTGTCCATGTAATGTTGTTGAAATGCTCTAAACAATAGGAGAGGAAATGCTCAGAGCAGCACACATTTGCGCCTCTTCTTGGGTTCCGGAGGCTCCAGGGCAGCCAGTATTGCCTCATCAAACACATTCTTTAGTCCTTTCTGCAAACACAAAACATGAATGTACCAAATACATATTTCAACCTTGCAGTGTGTAAACACAACTATTGTAATTGTTTGAATGTAAAATAAATTTGACTGAACTGGGAGAGTTGTAATTTAAACTATCCTTTATTCATATATCATAACAGGTTTTAGTCATTCAAGATTGCAAAGATCTTAACCTCCAATGGAAAACTTAAACTTTCAATAATGTTTAGTTACGGTCTTTGATATAGTAGT encodes:
- the LOC120061166 gene encoding F-box only protein 6-like isoform X2, which codes for MKRITKWGQLYKTRNDSDSNSVLENFTGKLPMLPLEVLEEILLNVHPHQVVCVCRLVCHEWKEVVDSDSLWRERCRREGYQTCDATKLPEDWRLFYFLCKKRRNLIKNPGAEDKFNGWQIMKNGGDQWNIEPGDLNNTAIKYFVTSYATCMKSQLIDLEEEGYRPSLMDDFQPAIVISDWYAPRWDCGSEYEICVELLNQKKKPIRKFSPDTVIFQQWNDQKWNQMTHVFKNYGPGVRYIRFIHGGKDTQFWAGWYGIRVTNSSVEICLSVDR
- the LOC120061166 gene encoding F-box only protein 44-like isoform X3; the protein is MSDRFQHNLPIFPSVREEEEKREGSLGQTSVFSPGSVILFLSLGQRVSNLVNKNFTGKLPMLPLEVLEEILLNVHPHQVVCVCRLVCHEWKEVVDSDSLWRERCRREGYQTCDATKLPEDWRLFYFLCKKRRNLIKNPGAEDKFNGWQIMKNGGDQWNIEPGDLNNTAIKYFVTSYAYAPRWDCGSEYEICVELLNQKKKPIRKFSPDTVIFQQWNDQKWNQMTHVFKNYGPGVRYIRFIHGGKDTQFWAGWYGIRVTNSSVEICLSVDR
- the LOC120061166 gene encoding F-box only protein 6-like isoform X1, with amino-acid sequence MSDRFQHNLPIFPSVREEEEKREGSLGQTSVFSPGSVILFLSLGQRVSNLVNKNFTGKLPMLPLEVLEEILLNVHPHQVVCVCRLVCHEWKEVVDSDSLWRERCRREGYQTCDATKLPEDWRLFYFLCKKRRNLIKNPGAEDKFNGWQIMKNGGDQWNIEPGDLNNTAIKYFVTSYATCMKSQLIDLEEEGYRPSLMDDFQPAIVISDWYAPRWDCGSEYEICVELLNQKKKPIRKFSPDTVIFQQWNDQKWNQMTHVFKNYGPGVRYIRFIHGGKDTQFWAGWYGIRVTNSSVEICLSVDR
- the LOC120061166 gene encoding F-box only protein 6-like isoform X4, with the protein product MSVSPRPKVKKVRPAQFTGKLPMLPLEVLEEILLNVHPHQVVCVCRLVCHEWKEVVDSDSLWRERCRREGYQTCDATKLPEDWRLFYFLCKKRRNLIKNPGAEDKFNGWQIMKNGGDQWNIEPGDLNNTAIKYFVTSYATCMKSQLIDLEEEGYRPSLMDDFQPAIVISDWYAPRWDCGSEYEICVELLNQKKKPIRKFSPDTVIFQQWNDQKWNQMTHVFKNYGPGVRYIRFIHGGKDTQFWAGWYGIRVTNSSVEICLSVDR